A window from Streptomyces subrutilus encodes these proteins:
- a CDS encoding S28 family serine protease translates to MRKTLGWLLSLVVLIGTMGAAGSTAHAATAAGPAAATDIKDQILGIPGMSLIEEKPYPGYRFFVLNYEQPVDHRQPWKGTFTQRLTLLHKDVSRPTVFFTSGYNVNTSPRRSEPTTIVDGNQVSLEYRFFTPSRPDPANWANLDIWQAASDQHRLFAALKKIYKKNWLSTGGSKGGMTATYYERFYPRDMDGVVAYVAPNDVVNKEDAAYDRFFAKVGTKECRDRLNAVQREALVRRGPLEAKYAAAAAENGWTFGTIGTLDKAYEAVVLDYVWAFWQYSLLADCPTVPAAATATDQEIWDSIDTISGFSAYTDQGLETYTPYYYQAGTQLGSPDIKQPHLKGLSRYGYQPPRNFVPRTIPMTFQPGAMADVDNWVRTHANQMLFVYGQNDPWGAEPFRLGYGVRDSYVMTAPGANHGANVAKLQDGERALATAKILQWAGVAPAAALADAAKAAPLAAPDAQLDQRDVEREPQLRP, encoded by the coding sequence ATGCGCAAGACGCTCGGATGGCTGCTGTCGCTCGTGGTGCTGATCGGCACCATGGGCGCGGCCGGCTCCACGGCACACGCGGCCACCGCCGCGGGGCCCGCGGCCGCCACGGACATCAAGGACCAGATCCTCGGCATTCCCGGGATGAGCCTGATCGAGGAGAAGCCGTACCCCGGCTACCGCTTCTTCGTACTGAACTACGAGCAGCCGGTCGACCACCGGCAGCCGTGGAAGGGCACCTTCACGCAGCGCCTGACCCTGCTGCACAAGGACGTGTCGCGGCCGACGGTCTTCTTCACCTCCGGCTACAACGTCAACACCAGCCCGCGCCGCAGCGAGCCGACGACCATAGTCGACGGCAACCAGGTCTCGCTGGAGTACCGGTTCTTCACGCCGTCCCGGCCCGACCCGGCCAACTGGGCCAACCTGGACATCTGGCAGGCCGCCAGTGACCAGCACCGCCTCTTCGCCGCGCTGAAGAAGATCTACAAGAAGAACTGGCTGTCCACCGGCGGCAGCAAGGGCGGCATGACGGCGACGTACTACGAGCGCTTCTACCCGCGCGACATGGACGGCGTCGTCGCGTACGTCGCGCCCAACGACGTCGTCAACAAGGAGGACGCGGCCTACGACCGCTTCTTCGCCAAGGTCGGGACCAAGGAGTGCCGCGACCGGCTGAACGCCGTGCAGCGCGAGGCGCTCGTGCGCCGCGGGCCGCTGGAGGCCAAGTACGCGGCCGCCGCCGCGGAGAACGGCTGGACCTTCGGCACGATCGGCACCCTCGACAAGGCCTACGAGGCCGTCGTGCTCGACTACGTGTGGGCCTTCTGGCAGTACAGCCTGCTCGCCGACTGCCCCACCGTCCCGGCCGCCGCGACCGCGACGGACCAGGAGATCTGGGACAGCATCGACACGATCTCCGGCTTCTCCGCCTACACCGACCAGGGCCTGGAGACGTACACGCCGTACTACTACCAGGCGGGCACCCAGCTCGGTTCGCCCGACATCAAGCAGCCGCACCTCAAGGGCCTGAGCCGCTACGGCTACCAGCCGCCGCGCAACTTCGTGCCCCGCACGATCCCGATGACCTTCCAGCCGGGGGCCATGGCGGACGTGGACAACTGGGTGCGCACGCACGCGAACCAGATGCTGTTCGTGTACGGCCAGAACGACCCGTGGGGCGCCGAGCCGTTCCGCCTCGGGTACGGGGTCCGCGACAGCTACGTGATGACCGCTCCGGGCGCCAACCACGGCGCCAACGTCGCCAAGCTCCAGGACGGCGAGCGGGCCCTGGCCACCGCGAAGATCCTCCAGTGGGCCGGGGTGGCCCCGGCCGCCGCCCTCGCCGACGCGGCCAAGGCGGCGCCGCTGGCCGCGCCCGACGCGCAGCTCGACCAGCGCGACGTCGAGCGCGAGCCGCAGCTGCGGCCGTAG
- a CDS encoding glycoside hydrolase family 3 protein, protein MPIHASRRSLLAAAALAAATAAGAVSAAAGARPLPDDPRPPGRDPDGPPHRGPDRARLRRIVEGMSLAEKVGQLFVSRVYGHSATDPDRADAEQNLALFGVRTAAELVSRYHLGGIVYFAWAHNTGAPQQIAELSAGLQRAALAGGARIPLLLSTDQEHGAVARIGRPATLLPGAMALGASGSPADARRSARIAAAELAALGIRQDYAPVADVNVDPANPVIGVRSFGSDPRAVAALVAAQVRGYQSAGVAATAKHFPGHGDTATDSHVGLPVMRHTRAVWEELDEPPFRAAVEAGVDAVMTAHIVFPALDPSGDPATLSRPIVTGILRERLGFGGVVVTDALDMAGVRQKYGDGRVPVLALLAGCDQLLNPPDLGLAHRSVLAAVAAGELAEARIEESVLRILELKARRGLFDAPGTTAARADAVVGTAEHLAAADAIAAGTTTLLANPAGLLPIDPATAPRLLVTGAEPASPTGTTGPPAAVLARELTALGCRATAVPAAGAAAAAPGHAAVLVCTYNVPEGESPQRALVAELVATGVPVVAVAVRNPYDTARLPACAAELATYSWTDVEMRAAARVVTGAVSPRGRLPVPVPGRYPRGHGLSY, encoded by the coding sequence GTGCCGATCCACGCCTCCCGCCGGTCCCTGCTCGCCGCGGCCGCCCTGGCCGCCGCCACGGCCGCCGGGGCGGTCTCCGCCGCGGCGGGCGCCCGCCCGTTGCCCGACGACCCGCGCCCGCCCGGCCGGGACCCCGACGGGCCGCCGCACCGTGGCCCGGACCGGGCCCGGCTGCGCCGGATCGTGGAGGGGATGAGCCTGGCCGAGAAGGTCGGGCAGCTCTTCGTCTCCCGCGTGTACGGCCACTCGGCGACCGACCCCGACCGTGCCGACGCGGAGCAGAACCTGGCGCTGTTCGGGGTGCGCACCGCGGCCGAACTGGTCTCCCGCTACCACCTCGGCGGGATCGTCTACTTCGCGTGGGCGCACAACACCGGCGCCCCGCAGCAGATCGCGGAGCTCTCGGCCGGCCTCCAGCGGGCCGCCCTGGCCGGCGGAGCCCGGATCCCGCTGCTGCTCTCCACCGACCAGGAGCACGGCGCCGTCGCCCGGATCGGCAGGCCCGCCACCCTGCTGCCGGGGGCCATGGCGCTCGGGGCGTCCGGCTCCCCCGCGGACGCCCGCCGGTCCGCGCGGATCGCGGCCGCCGAGCTGGCCGCCCTGGGCATCCGGCAGGACTACGCGCCGGTGGCCGACGTCAACGTCGACCCGGCCAACCCGGTGATCGGCGTACGGTCCTTCGGCTCCGACCCGCGGGCGGTGGCGGCCCTGGTCGCGGCGCAGGTACGCGGCTACCAGAGCGCCGGGGTGGCCGCCACCGCCAAGCACTTCCCCGGCCACGGGGACACCGCGACCGACAGCCACGTCGGACTGCCGGTGATGCGGCACACCCGGGCCGTCTGGGAGGAGCTGGACGAGCCGCCGTTCCGGGCCGCCGTGGAGGCGGGCGTGGACGCGGTGATGACGGCGCACATCGTCTTCCCCGCCCTCGACCCCTCGGGCGATCCGGCGACGCTCTCCCGGCCGATCGTCACGGGCATCCTGCGCGAACGCCTCGGCTTCGGCGGGGTGGTGGTCACCGACGCCCTCGACATGGCCGGGGTCCGCCAGAAGTACGGCGACGGGCGGGTGCCGGTACTGGCCCTGCTCGCCGGCTGCGACCAGCTGCTGAACCCGCCGGACCTGGGGCTCGCGCACCGCAGCGTGTTGGCGGCCGTCGCCGCGGGCGAGCTCGCCGAGGCCCGGATCGAGGAGTCGGTGCTGCGCATCCTGGAGCTGAAGGCCCGGCGCGGGCTGTTCGACGCGCCCGGTACGACCGCCGCCCGGGCGGACGCGGTGGTGGGGACGGCGGAGCACCTGGCCGCGGCCGACGCCATCGCGGCCGGTACGACGACCCTGCTGGCCAACCCCGCCGGACTGCTGCCGATCGACCCGGCCACCGCCCCGCGGCTGCTGGTCACGGGGGCCGAACCGGCGTCACCCACCGGTACCACCGGCCCCCCCGCGGCCGTCCTGGCCCGGGAGCTGACCGCGCTGGGCTGCCGGGCGACCGCGGTGCCGGCGGCGGGCGCGGCGGCCGCGGCCCCCGGGCACGCGGCGGTGCTGGTGTGCACGTACAACGTCCCCGAGGGGGAGAGCCCGCAGCGCGCCCTGGTGGCGGAGCTCGTCGCGACGGGCGTCCCGGTGGTGGCGGTGGCGGTCCGCAACCCGTACGACACGGCCCGGCTGCCGGCGTGCGCGGCGGAGCTGGCGACGTATTCCTGGACGGACGTGGAGATGCGGGCGGCGGCCCGGGTGGTCACCGGCGCGGTGTCCCCCAGGGGCCGCCTGCCGGTCCCGGTCCCGGGCCGCTACCCGCGGGGCCACGGGCTCTCGTACTAG
- a CDS encoding EamA family transporter, translating to MRPVHTALAVLVAAVWGVNFVVIEIGLGHFPPLLLSALRFLVAALPAVFFVGRPKVAWKWILGVGAALGIAKFGLLFTGMAAGMPAGLSSLVLQVQAVFTAALAAVVLRERPGPVRAAGMAVALVGIAVAAVDGGSSGPVLGFTLVVAAAACWGVSNVLTRKAAPPDALNFMVWVCTVPVLPLFALSLLLEGPGRDLAALRALDWSGAAVIGYVAWVSTVFGFGAWGHLLRRYPASSVAPFSLLVPVFGMSSAALVLGESVSGTRWLAAVLLVGGVALTSFGRARPRVSPGSPPATAAASPAP from the coding sequence ATGCGTCCCGTACACACCGCTCTCGCCGTGCTCGTCGCCGCCGTCTGGGGCGTCAACTTCGTCGTCATCGAGATCGGGCTCGGCCACTTCCCGCCGCTGCTCCTGTCCGCCCTGCGCTTCCTCGTCGCCGCCCTGCCCGCCGTGTTCTTCGTCGGCCGTCCCAAGGTCGCCTGGAAGTGGATCCTCGGCGTCGGGGCGGCCCTGGGCATCGCCAAGTTCGGCCTCCTGTTCACCGGCATGGCCGCCGGCATGCCGGCCGGGCTGTCCTCGCTCGTCCTCCAGGTGCAGGCCGTCTTCACCGCCGCCCTCGCCGCCGTCGTGCTGCGCGAGCGGCCCGGGCCCGTCCGGGCGGCCGGCATGGCGGTGGCCCTCGTCGGCATCGCCGTGGCCGCGGTGGACGGCGGGAGCTCCGGGCCGGTGCTCGGCTTCACCCTGGTCGTCGCGGCCGCCGCCTGCTGGGGGGTGTCCAACGTACTGACCCGCAAGGCCGCGCCGCCCGACGCGCTGAACTTCATGGTGTGGGTGTGCACGGTCCCCGTGCTGCCGCTGTTCGCGCTCTCGCTGCTGCTGGAGGGACCCGGGCGGGACCTGGCGGCGCTGCGCGCCCTGGACTGGTCCGGGGCGGCCGTCATCGGCTACGTCGCCTGGGTGTCGACCGTCTTCGGCTTCGGCGCCTGGGGCCACCTGCTGCGCCGCTACCCGGCCTCCTCGGTGGCGCCCTTCTCCCTGCTGGTCCCGGTCTTCGGGATGTCCTCGGCGGCCTTGGTGCTGGGGGAGTCCGTCTCGGGCACGCGCTGGCTGGCGGCGGTGCTCCTGGTCGGCGGGGTGGCCCTGACCTCGTTCGGCCGGGCCCGTCCGCGCGTCAGCCCGGGGAGCCCTCCCGCAACGGCAGCCGCCAGTCCTGCCCCGTGA
- a CDS encoding GntR family transcriptional regulator: protein MANDAVGRQPKYQHIAAELKDAIASGEYGPGARLPGESDLMSRYGVARMTARQAFGVLQAQGLVEARKGAGVFVREYQVVIRRRGIQRLAVEVWGAGGAIWDVDGKGRAPVVEFLSVTEERPSGAVAAALGLADRAPVVVRRRRYLLDGKPVMLATSYLDAALVAGTAVAEPDSGPGGIYARLAELGHGPRRFREEIRSRMPGPEETARLGLAAGTPVVLVCRTAYTAEGTPVEVNEMVLDSSAYVLEYAFDAP, encoded by the coding sequence ATGGCGAATGACGCCGTGGGACGGCAGCCCAAGTACCAGCACATCGCCGCCGAGCTCAAGGACGCCATCGCGTCCGGGGAATACGGGCCGGGGGCACGGCTGCCCGGCGAGAGTGACCTGATGAGCCGTTACGGCGTGGCGCGGATGACCGCACGTCAGGCCTTCGGCGTGCTTCAGGCGCAGGGCCTGGTGGAAGCGCGCAAGGGTGCCGGGGTCTTCGTGCGGGAATACCAGGTCGTCATCAGACGGCGGGGAATCCAGCGGTTGGCCGTTGAGGTCTGGGGCGCCGGAGGGGCCATCTGGGACGTGGACGGGAAGGGCCGGGCTCCCGTCGTCGAGTTTCTGAGCGTCACAGAGGAGCGACCATCGGGTGCCGTCGCGGCCGCGCTCGGCCTGGCCGACCGCGCCCCCGTCGTCGTGCGCCGCCGGAGGTACCTGCTCGACGGGAAGCCCGTGATGCTCGCGACCTCCTACCTCGACGCCGCCCTCGTGGCCGGTACGGCCGTCGCCGAGCCCGACAGCGGGCCCGGCGGGATCTACGCCCGCCTCGCCGAGCTGGGCCACGGGCCGCGGCGCTTCCGGGAGGAGATCCGTTCGCGGATGCCGGGCCCCGAGGAGACCGCGCGGCTCGGGCTGGCCGCGGGGACACCGGTCGTGCTGGTCTGCCGGACCGCTTACACCGCCGAGGGGACGCCGGTCGAGGTGAACGAGATGGTTCTCGATTCGTCGGCCTACGTCCTGGAGTACGCCTTCGACGCCCCCTAG
- a CDS encoding LysR family transcriptional regulator encodes MLDLARLRALYAVSVHGSVAGAAAALGYTPSAVSQQIAKLERETRTTLLERRGRGVALTEEARHLADTARELLAIVERAETTLEERRGEPGGLLTVAAFASAARGLLPGVLADLARRHPALDVRLTEVDPHLSVDLVARGVTDLAVAHDWDIAPLPAPEGVEQAVIGDDPCDLVVPAGHPFTARRAVVRADLVGQRWVCQPPGRVCHDWLVRTLRTAGLEPDIAHVAEENHTIVALVAAGLGVAVVPRLGTGALPPGAVAVPLEPGPVRRLYALWRTGAARRPAITEAVRTLQEHWTRPGEPPSVRQVPGAARQ; translated from the coding sequence ATGCTCGATCTCGCCCGACTGCGCGCCCTGTACGCCGTCTCCGTCCACGGTTCGGTCGCCGGTGCGGCCGCCGCCCTCGGCTACACCCCCTCGGCGGTCTCGCAACAGATCGCCAAACTGGAGCGGGAGACCCGCACCACCCTGCTGGAGCGGCGCGGGCGCGGGGTGGCGCTGACCGAGGAGGCCCGCCACCTGGCGGACACCGCTCGGGAGTTGCTGGCGATCGTGGAGCGCGCCGAGACGACCCTGGAGGAGCGCCGCGGGGAGCCCGGCGGGCTGCTGACGGTGGCGGCCTTCGCCTCGGCGGCGCGCGGGCTGCTGCCCGGGGTGCTGGCCGACCTCGCCCGGCGCCATCCCGCGCTGGACGTCCGGCTCACGGAGGTGGACCCGCACCTGTCGGTGGACCTGGTGGCCCGGGGCGTCACCGACCTGGCGGTGGCGCACGACTGGGACATCGCCCCGCTGCCGGCTCCCGAGGGCGTCGAGCAGGCGGTGATCGGCGACGATCCGTGCGACCTGGTGGTGCCGGCCGGACACCCCTTCACCGCCCGGCGGGCCGTCGTCCGGGCCGATCTGGTCGGGCAGCGCTGGGTGTGCCAGCCGCCGGGCCGGGTCTGCCACGACTGGCTGGTGCGGACCCTGCGGACGGCCGGACTGGAACCGGACATCGCGCACGTCGCGGAGGAGAACCACACGATCGTCGCCCTGGTCGCGGCCGGGCTCGGCGTCGCCGTCGTCCCCCGGCTGGGCACGGGCGCGCTGCCGCCGGGCGCCGTGGCCGTGCCGCTGGAGCCCGGACCCGTACGCCGGCTGTACGCGCTGTGGCGGACCGGGGCCGCCCGCCGGCCCGCGATCACCGAGGCCGTACGGACGCTCCAGGAGCACTGGACCCGTCCGGGGGAACCGCCGAGTGTCCGTCAGGTGCCGGGAGCGGCCCGGCAGTAG
- a CDS encoding ABC transporter ATP-binding protein, which yields MAAAETAAGEEQSWGRRLTAYTWRYKANVLLALGSSLAGMAVMALVPLVTRVIIDDVIGDKTKSMAPWAGLLIAAALLVYVLTYIRRYYGGRLALDVQHDLRTDMYRAIARLDGRRQDELSTGQVIGRATTDLQLIQGLLFMLPMTIGNFLLFGISLGIMLWLSPLLTLVALLMAPALWFIAKRSRKRLFPATWWAQGQAAAVASVVDGAVTGVRVVKGFGQEEQETGKLRAAGRRLFAGRMRTIRLNSRYTPALQAVPALAQVAMLALGGWMATRGQVTLGTFVAFSTYLAQLVGPVRMLAMVLTIGQQARAGVERVFELIDTRPVIEEGTGTLPADVPATVEFDDVSFGYDPERPVLDGFSLSLAEGETVALVGASGSGKSTVSLLLPRFYDADRGAVRVGGHDVRELTYASLRSAIGLVPEDSFLFSDTIRANIAYGHPEAGEEQIRAAARAAQAEGFIEALPDGYDTTVGEQGLTLSGGQRQRIALARAILTDPRLLLLDDATSAVDARVEHEIHEALRAVMAGRTTLLIAHRRSTLALADRIAVLDGGRLADLGTHEELERRSALYRRLLTDPDALGAGSPRTPDASAMAAFEREIDRDIERDIELEAEIDSEPVNAKRRVAGTTTPELWRRRDEAAEGGSAPAAGTGAPGAGHSMAGAVAGMPATPELLAQVAALPPATDEPDVDERRAAGAEESYGLRRLLRGFWAPLAVSLGLVAVDAGAGLLVPVLIRHGIDQGVEKAALGAVWAASALALVIVLAQWAAQFAETRMTGRTGERVLYALRVKIFAQLQRLGLDYYERELTGKIMTRMTTDVDALSSFLQTGLVTAVVSVFTFLGILVALLVLDVELALIVFATLPVLVLGTVFFRRKSVAAYELARDRVSLVNADLQESVSGLRIVQAFRREGSGAVRFAEHSDAYRQARVRGQWLISVYFPFVQLLSSGAAAVVLIVGAGRVEAGTLTTGALVAYLLYIDLFFAPVQQLSQVFDGYQQATVSLGRIQGLLREPTSTPRPADPRPVPELRGEIAFEDVRFQYGTAEERGEKGEALAGISLRIPAGQTVAFVGETGAGKSTLVKMVARFYDPTSGRVTADGADLRELDLTGYRHRLGVVPQEPYLFQGTVRDAIAYGRPGADDAEVEAAARAVGAHAMIATLDGGYLHTVAERGRNLSAGQRQLIALARAELVDPDVLLLDEATAALDLATEAQVNQATDRLAGRRTTLVVAHRLTTAARADRVVVMDRGRVVEDGTHTELLNRGGRYADLWRTFAGEDEPAAA from the coding sequence GTGGCGGCGGCAGAGACGGCGGCGGGCGAGGAACAGAGCTGGGGCAGGCGGCTCACCGCCTACACCTGGCGCTACAAGGCGAACGTGCTGCTCGCGCTCGGGTCCTCGCTGGCGGGCATGGCCGTCATGGCGCTCGTCCCGCTCGTCACCCGGGTCATCATCGACGACGTCATCGGGGACAAGACCAAGAGCATGGCGCCCTGGGCCGGCCTGCTCATAGCCGCCGCCCTCCTCGTGTACGTGCTCACCTACATACGCCGGTACTACGGCGGCCGCCTCGCCCTCGACGTGCAGCACGACCTGCGCACCGACATGTACCGCGCCATCGCCCGCCTCGACGGGCGCCGCCAGGACGAGCTGTCCACCGGCCAGGTCATCGGCCGGGCCACCACCGACCTCCAGCTCATCCAGGGCCTGCTCTTCATGCTCCCGATGACCATCGGGAACTTCCTCCTCTTCGGGATCTCCCTCGGCATCATGCTGTGGCTGTCCCCGCTGCTGACCCTCGTCGCGCTGCTCATGGCCCCCGCCCTCTGGTTCATCGCCAAGCGCAGCCGCAAGCGCCTCTTCCCCGCCACCTGGTGGGCGCAGGGCCAGGCCGCCGCCGTCGCCTCCGTCGTCGACGGGGCCGTCACCGGCGTCCGCGTCGTCAAGGGCTTCGGCCAGGAGGAGCAGGAGACGGGCAAGCTGCGCGCCGCCGGCCGCCGGCTGTTCGCCGGCCGGATGCGGACCATCCGGCTCAACTCCCGCTACACCCCCGCCCTCCAGGCCGTACCGGCCCTCGCCCAGGTCGCCATGCTGGCGCTCGGCGGCTGGATGGCCACCCGCGGCCAGGTCACCCTCGGCACCTTCGTCGCCTTCTCCACCTACCTCGCCCAGCTCGTCGGCCCCGTCCGCATGCTCGCCATGGTCCTCACCATCGGCCAGCAGGCCCGCGCCGGCGTCGAGCGGGTCTTCGAGCTCATCGACACCCGGCCGGTGATCGAGGAGGGGACCGGCACGCTCCCCGCCGACGTCCCCGCCACCGTCGAGTTCGACGACGTGTCCTTCGGCTACGACCCCGAGCGGCCCGTCCTCGACGGGTTCTCGCTCTCCCTCGCCGAAGGCGAGACCGTCGCGCTCGTCGGCGCCTCCGGCAGCGGCAAGTCCACCGTCTCGCTCCTGCTGCCCCGCTTCTACGACGCCGACCGCGGCGCCGTCCGGGTCGGCGGGCACGACGTCCGCGAGCTGACGTACGCCTCGCTGCGGTCCGCCATCGGCCTGGTCCCCGAGGACTCCTTCCTCTTCTCCGACACCATCCGGGCCAACATCGCCTACGGGCATCCCGAGGCCGGCGAGGAGCAGATCCGCGCCGCCGCCCGCGCCGCCCAGGCCGAGGGCTTCATCGAGGCGCTCCCCGACGGCTACGACACCACGGTCGGCGAACAGGGGCTCACCCTCTCCGGCGGCCAGCGCCAGCGCATCGCACTGGCCCGGGCCATCCTCACCGACCCCCGCCTCCTGCTCCTCGACGACGCCACCTCCGCCGTCGACGCCCGCGTCGAGCACGAGATCCACGAGGCCCTGCGCGCCGTCATGGCCGGCCGCACCACCCTGCTGATCGCCCACCGCCGCTCCACGCTCGCCCTGGCCGACCGCATCGCCGTGCTCGACGGCGGCCGGCTGGCCGACCTCGGCACCCACGAGGAGCTGGAGCGCCGCTCCGCGCTCTACCGCCGCCTCCTCACCGACCCCGACGCCCTCGGCGCCGGCTCGCCGCGCACCCCCGACGCGTCGGCGATGGCCGCGTTCGAGCGGGAGATCGACCGCGACATCGAACGGGACATCGAGCTCGAAGCCGAGATCGACTCCGAGCCCGTCAACGCCAAGCGCCGCGTCGCCGGCACCACCACCCCCGAGCTGTGGCGGCGCCGGGACGAGGCCGCCGAGGGCGGCTCCGCGCCCGCCGCCGGGACCGGCGCCCCCGGAGCCGGCCACTCCATGGCCGGGGCCGTGGCGGGGATGCCCGCCACCCCCGAACTGCTCGCCCAGGTCGCCGCGCTGCCGCCCGCCACCGACGAGCCCGACGTGGACGAGCGGCGGGCCGCGGGCGCCGAGGAGAGCTACGGGCTGCGCCGGCTGCTCCGCGGGTTCTGGGCGCCGCTCGCCGTCAGTCTCGGCCTGGTCGCCGTCGACGCGGGCGCCGGACTGCTCGTGCCCGTGCTGATCCGGCACGGCATCGACCAGGGCGTGGAGAAGGCCGCCCTGGGCGCGGTCTGGGCCGCCTCGGCCCTCGCCCTCGTCATCGTCCTCGCCCAGTGGGCCGCGCAGTTCGCGGAGACCCGGATGACGGGCCGCACCGGCGAGCGCGTGCTGTACGCCCTGCGGGTCAAGATCTTCGCGCAGCTCCAGCGGCTCGGCCTCGACTACTACGAGCGCGAGCTCACCGGCAAGATCATGACCCGGATGACCACCGACGTGGACGCCCTGTCCAGCTTCCTGCAGACCGGGCTCGTCACCGCCGTCGTCTCCGTCTTCACCTTCCTCGGCATCCTGGTCGCCCTGCTCGTCCTCGACGTCGAGCTCGCGCTGATCGTCTTCGCCACCCTCCCCGTGCTGGTGCTCGGCACGGTCTTCTTCCGCCGCAAGTCCGTCGCCGCCTACGAGCTCGCCCGCGACCGGGTCAGCCTGGTCAACGCCGACCTCCAGGAGTCCGTCTCCGGCCTCCGCATCGTCCAGGCCTTCCGCCGCGAGGGCTCCGGCGCCGTCCGCTTCGCCGAGCACAGCGACGCGTACCGGCAGGCCCGGGTCCGCGGGCAGTGGCTGATATCCGTCTACTTCCCCTTCGTGCAGCTGCTGTCCTCGGGCGCCGCGGCCGTCGTGCTGATCGTCGGCGCGGGCCGGGTCGAGGCCGGCACCCTCACCACCGGCGCCCTGGTCGCGTACCTCCTGTACATCGACCTCTTCTTCGCCCCGGTCCAGCAGCTCTCCCAGGTCTTCGACGGATACCAGCAGGCCACCGTCTCCCTCGGCCGCATCCAGGGGCTGCTGCGCGAACCCACCAGCACCCCCCGGCCCGCCGACCCCCGGCCGGTCCCGGAACTGCGCGGGGAGATCGCCTTCGAGGACGTCCGCTTCCAGTACGGCACCGCCGAAGAGCGCGGGGAGAAGGGCGAGGCACTGGCCGGAATCAGCCTGCGGATACCCGCCGGGCAGACCGTCGCGTTCGTCGGCGAGACCGGAGCCGGCAAGTCCACCCTGGTCAAGATGGTGGCCCGGTTCTACGACCCGACCTCCGGGCGGGTCACCGCGGACGGCGCCGACCTGCGGGAGCTCGACCTGACCGGCTACCGGCACCGCCTGGGCGTCGTGCCCCAGGAGCCGTACCTCTTCCAGGGGACCGTGCGCGACGCGATCGCCTACGGCCGGCCCGGGGCGGACGACGCCGAGGTGGAGGCCGCGGCGCGCGCGGTCGGCGCCCACGCGATGATCGCCACCCTCGACGGCGGCTACCTGCACACCGTCGCCGAGCGCGGCCGCAACCTCTCCGCCGGGCAGCGGCAGCTGATCGCGCTGGCCCGCGCCGAGCTGGTCGACCCGGACGTGCTGCTGCTCGACGAGGCCACCGCCGCGCTCGACCTCGCCACCGAGGCCCAGGTCAACCAGGCCACCGACCGGCTCGCGGGCCGGCGCACGACCCTGGTGGTGGCCCACCGGCTGACCACCGCGGCCCGCGCCGACCGGGTCGTGGTCATGGACCGCGGCCGGGTGGTGGAGGACGGCACCCACACCGAACTGCTGAACCGCGGCGGCCGCTACGCCGACCTGTGGCGCACCTTCGCCGGCGAGGACGAACCGGCCGCGGCGTAG
- a CDS encoding ATP-binding protein yields MLLRAQLAEWQIESEACETAELLLSELVTNAVRHARAPHGRDIGVRLARYGGVLRVEVADAGPVVPLAPHRAAEADERGRGLAIVEALSVRWGWSPRAHGIGKVVWAEVAAPGSGRRVTG; encoded by the coding sequence GTGCTCCTCCGCGCCCAGCTCGCCGAGTGGCAGATCGAATCCGAAGCATGCGAGACCGCCGAGCTGCTCCTCTCGGAGCTGGTCACCAACGCGGTCCGGCACGCCCGGGCTCCGCACGGTCGCGACATCGGGGTCCGGTTGGCCCGCTACGGCGGTGTGCTCCGCGTGGAGGTGGCCGACGCGGGGCCCGTGGTCCCGCTCGCACCGCACCGGGCGGCGGAGGCGGACGAACGGGGACGCGGGCTCGCCATCGTGGAGGCCCTCTCGGTGCGATGGGGGTGGTCCCCCCGGGCCCACGGCATCGGCAAGGTGGTCTGGGCCGAGGTCGCGGCGCCCGGGAGCGGCCGGCGGGTCACGGGGTAG
- a CDS encoding EF-hand domain-containing protein translates to MTNDLLDRKLERAFAHLDVNGDRVIDEHDIIGLGSRLLSALDEPAASPRATLVMGGLVDFWQELFTELDLDRDGKVTPEEYKQGMTRLYRGGGAAYDRSFRPMVKAILTVVDTNGDGRISPEEFHRAQLAFDTELGPADADALFARIDRNHDGYLSVDELLDAVRAYYTGDEEDAPGNLLFGEL, encoded by the coding sequence ATGACGAACGACCTCCTCGACCGCAAGCTGGAGCGCGCCTTCGCCCACCTCGACGTCAACGGGGACCGGGTCATCGACGAGCACGACATCATCGGGCTGGGGTCGCGCCTGCTGTCGGCGCTCGACGAGCCGGCCGCCTCGCCCCGCGCGACGCTGGTGATGGGCGGGCTCGTCGACTTCTGGCAGGAGCTGTTCACGGAGCTGGACCTGGACCGGGACGGCAAGGTCACCCCGGAGGAGTACAAGCAGGGCATGACGCGCCTCTACCGGGGCGGCGGGGCGGCGTACGACCGCTCCTTCCGCCCGATGGTCAAGGCGATCCTGACGGTCGTGGACACCAACGGGGACGGCCGCATCAGCCCCGAGGAGTTCCACCGCGCCCAGCTGGCCTTCGACACGGAGCTGGGCCCGGCGGACGCGGACGCGCTGTTCGCGCGGATCGACCGGAACCACGACGGCTACCTGTCCGTCGACGAACTCCTCGACGCCGTCCGCGCGTACTACACGGGCGACGAGGAGGACGCTCCCGGCAACCTGCTGTTCGGCGAGCTCTGA